In Arachis hypogaea cultivar Tifrunner chromosome 2, arahy.Tifrunner.gnm2.J5K5, whole genome shotgun sequence, a genomic segment contains:
- the LOC112720075 gene encoding non-specific lipid-transfer protein 1-like — MGTSISVVKVTYLTMLIMCITLGQMTQAVELCGKIDATLVPCVEYLSRNEHIIPQSCCDGVKNLNAGAKSKEDRQSVCNCIRRMTKNLRGLKPDKLAKLPEQCGVKFPYKLSPSMDCTE; from the coding sequence ATTAGTGTTGTTAAGGTTACATACTTGACCATGTTGATAATGTGCATAACTTTGGGTCAAATGACACAAGCTGTTGAATTATGTGGCAAGATTGATGCCACATTAGTACCATGCGTTGAATACCTGAGCAGAAACGAACATATAATCCCTCAAAGTTGTTGTGATGGGGTTAAGAACCTGAATGCTGGAGCCAAGAGCAAAGAAGATCGTCAATCCGTTTGCAACTGCATCAGAAGAATGACTAAGAATCTTAGGGGTCTGAAGCCTGACAAGCTTGCTAAACTTCCAGAACAATGTGGAGTTAAATTTCCCTACAAGTTATCCCCCTCCATGGATTGCACCGAGTAA